tgattcttcagttacttcaggccatctgggcatatatgtgcaagtcacaggggatgcgatggcttggcttgggctcagaagcctgacattgccctcttccctaccttccctaccttttccctcctgtgcggttctctcacaaagtgaatggcctcagccacagcttctctgcagctgcatcagactgtggcaactggagtggtggctgctgcagggcctgctgtccccacGGAGCCCAGTCTTGCTTGCCACTACAACCTGGTCACCATTTTGCCCTgaaagtatgtaattctacagaatgtgagcccacatgctggggatggaggcgtctttatcacggtgtgctctgcatattttaatcttgggtggaaagtatggaaaagtatgtgatacctgtggtttgatgtcagaaggacgttgtgaacttgatgtggactgaggatgttaaggtgcaacaggcaccccggcttcattaaatgagacttcccCGTCTCCCTGCCAGGCACACACAGGTGTATGGCCATGCCTTATGTGTTATCCTTATCTAGAGTGTGCCTTGTTGTCATGCTTAAAATTACATGatgatattctgcctcatagagtaggtcccaaaccgcattcaacacagaaatgtactcttgctattgtacatagaaagtgctttcatataccaagtgggagagcagtcctaaaatctgggctggaatcgcagaaggaaggcattggaaagcaacagattccctaATCCGAAGCTGAtttttgatgaacctagaaacaggaccaagagaagtgaatttgcctaaggccctgacagtgtctcacggtagcatctgaacctagcagtttcttgacctatttctttaaatgattagtcatgcttcctctgattcctatataaacattcatttatataatgttcattcttcattcattcttttatattcatttatataatgttcctcattcattcttttgtttcagtgaattattgcagtgctaccacgaaacagtatttgagtcaaaatgtggcagtgttgatcCCTTTCCAAGGATTTTAGTTGCACAGTTTTTCAAAGCTGTGCTAgcagtttcttgttggttgcaaggtgtcctttcagaagccaattgtgtggtgtatttatgttgattgttggaggtagtttggttagaacctacttcgagtggctggcgtgggcctgggggacagtgacagctgcctgcttcatgggcagagatgaagtaattgcttcctgggaagtaccatcctcctggccacactctccagcccatttcgtttgtgttggtttccttggcatctgcacgtttctggcttcatgtgagtctcatttattttagcgtatgacttcaggctgtggggaagaatggccattttagcaaagagatgcacacaaaggaacaactggctaaatgtgagtGAAGACATTCTTAGGgggggtttcatttcttttattctgtgacAGGCAGTCTGGCAAGCCGTCTGGACACGTGGCCTGCGCTGTCACAGTTCCTCCTTGCAGGATtgcagatgtttggagattgtagtgataactgttatTGAGAATGTCATTCTCGCAGGCTCTAGTAAGtcaggatttattcagtgttaatttgttaaagacaactgtatttctagccaaatccatgttagacgtttctcctggcattgttgctgggggtattcccgtggcttagtcttagggaagcacacgcctttgaatactgctgaagCTGTGAGTACCCAAAGCGCACCGGAGTACTTTTGCCATATGAggtgttagtcactgatacacatctcagtcagacctgatggattcttgaccccttccttttttaattttttaatttttaatttttatttttgttttttaagagcacaacccctcaggtggccaccatgaatctctggtgttttcagttggctgcagcctatttgccatctctggttcaaacatattcaaagcctgatgatgcttccctctgttgttcttctgctgtgtgacctccgcacccgcagggttcaagactgtcagagctgggagccaccttcacaactaccagggtttccAGAACCTCCTTCTTctagccctggggatggaagagatgtcatcagaggtGAAGGCTTATTAGGTTTCCATGCCATTGATAACgaatgaggaggttttcttttatataaggggagcGTCTTATAACGTGCTTTAgtagggtaaagaagcttttgaggtttgctttctctggaaagataatttgtgatcctgcccttgctttcaacaaaaatatagtttgcataccagtgcattttgtattactgagcactggctgacaaatggttcttaactcgtcattcactcagccactgtttcttgaatggcatatgtgtgccagctgtagtaggaacttgctaggctctaggactaacccttatgaaacgggggtcctgggggaagcaaatgcatataaatataaacgTTTGAGGGGATATCAGAGGGGGTGCCTATAGGTGCAAAACTTCGTTCATTCTTTGccccatctaggaggttttgtgtcttagcagcatgttccatagcaacacatccctctatcaaaatattcatcttattattttgaaattctctgcttaggtatgtgtttttccgactaagtttagaactggttaaggacagcctatggggtatgtattatatatatctaaacacacacatatatttatatatatacacattaccagtataaatttacaatatatttatatatatacacacatatatatttctccctttctgtatatacacacacacaccacacacatatatgtacacacacacatatatgaaattctactgccaagcacagaaagtcaaaactaGGCAAGGATTCTtttagtgttcatgaaaaaatagatgtgctTAGTTGAGAGCATCCTTCAGTtgccaggggaaagacaggatggattcacaaatggagatagtgttttgttttggttttggtttttgttttttctttgtttaactcttgaattcaaaataatccagacttatggaaaagttgcaaaaatagtacagagaattcccatatactcttccctcagattccccaaacatttcaccccatttgtactttctctttctctctctgtggatataattttttttttttctgaaatgtttgagagtggaaggtagaatgcagggtagggtgaaaggtggaaggagagaggtaggttgggaggcttttttttttttttttaaaccttctgagatggagtttcgctcttgtcacccaggctggagtgcaatggcacgatctcggctcactgtaacctctgccttctgtgttcaagtgattctcctgcttcagcctcccgaatagctgggattacaggcacccaccaccatgcttggctaattttttgtatttttagtagaggggtttcaccatgttggccaggctggtcttgaactcctgacctctgatgatccacctgccttggcctaccaaagtactgggattacaagcatgagccactgtgcctggcgattgggaggcttttgcagtaacccagagcgctgtgatgagggctggacctggttggaaatgatgagaaaggtgagaagtggttaggtctggcatatagtttgaaaggagagtttaaatgggttagatgacaagagagagacgTGGCTCTGAAGGcatagtagcccttgccctgctgggccggaTGAGACAGGCAGCCTAGGGCTACTACCGCACCCTGCGGGCGGCTCAGgacctgggccagcggaggaaccaggcagtggtgctggccaaCTTCGGGACCCTGTGCCTGCACGCGGGTGCCAGCAGGCTGGCCCAGCACCACCTCCTGGAGGCCGTGCGGCTGTTCTCAaggctgccctgcagggagtgtggccgggacttcacccacgtgctcctgcagctgggccacctctgcacccaccagggtccggcccagcagggcaagggctactatgAGTGGGCCCTTCCAGTCGCTGTGGAGATGGGCCAtgtggagagtgagtgccccGGTTCCTCCTGTTCACCTTCCGGGGCCACTCGCAtcagggcacacctggggtttgtgattcagaaacaagtggtggtttttccaccatcgaaagtgctgagtcatggccagcagcagatgttggcaagcgCCCTGGAGACAGGCGGTTCCCATGCAAGGCCAGGCCCTCTGCCCTACTGgggcagccagctcttcccagtTTGCCCAGGGACCATGCTGCCTTGAGCACGGAAAGTCCTGCGTGCTGGGAATCCCTAGCCATAACCCTGGGATCAAGACAGGCtctgctgagctgggacttggggcccctccatgagccaggccCTGAACGCCGGTTCTTGTGCCCGTCTTATCTGCTTGGTGTGTTGGCAGGctgcgcacctgtcatcccacttcACAAAGGACACGGGGCGGGTGATTGCCCGAAGCCGCAGAGCAGTTCATGCAAAAGCAGCTCGTTGTGCAGTGTGTGCCAGCCCCACGCATAAATAGGGCTTGTGGGGTCCTCGGGTGGCAGGGACTGAGCATGGGAATGTGAGTTttaggccagagaagccacaaaagggtgagtggcgtgatggcggggcagcacttggccccgggttagggaagcctcttagtctgggaccagagggttgagaggatttaaTCAAGTAAtaggtggtggtggaggggctggtggtgtagcctgtgtgaaggACCAGGGATAAGCTAGTGGgggtgagtggtggtgagtgagtgggggtgagtgagcggggatgagtgagtgggggtgagtgagtggaggtgtgatgggggtgagtgggagtgtgagcggggatgagtggggtgtgagcaggggtgagcgagtgggggtgagtgagcggggacGAAGGGGGTGTGAGGGgcagtgagtgagtgggggtgattgagtgggggtgagtgagcggggatgagtgagtggtggtgagtgagcggaggtgtgatggtcagtgagcggggatgagtgggggtgagtgagcagaggTGTGATGGGAGTGAGTGATCAGGAGTGTGAGCCGGGATGAGTGGGGTGcggtggtgagtgagtggggatgagtgagcgggagtgtgagtggagatgagtgagtgggggtgagtgagcggaggtgtgatggggtgagtgagtgggagtgtgagcggggatgactgagtgggggtgagtgagcggaggtgtgattggggtgagtgagcggaagtgtgagcggggataagtggggtgtgagcgggggtgagtgagcagggcttatgcagggaggtgcagagttagGAGTGCGTGGgttgggtgctggatggtgagaagctcttctggagagctaagcagggcctggggcctcaggctgtggcttggccttttccccaagagcactggggagccatggagtgctatccaacagtcactgcagactgagcagtgaatggacagtaggtgggcagggctgtccgaaatctaggccgcagaggatagatgaggaagttgagtccagGGAAATGGCCGAGACAAGGGATACTGTTGTGGGTCCCCTCTGCCTTGCAGTGCTTTGTCATGGCATAGTGAGAGCACTCAGAGctgcctcctgtggcctggaccagagccccaggggctgtggccaaatctgcccatttcccagcacaggcctggcacccactcctggccctaggagggatgagattttggGAAGGACCATGTGAAGGGGCCCCGGTCCCACATATCTGCccaaggaggggtggggggttcagacccaggcttcttccccaggggcattctctgactggaaggagaccctccaggaatcCAGCGCCCcaacccccactgcagcctcccgtggctcctggcacaatagcctgtggcacctcctcctacgaggccgtccccagggtgctgggggattcagacttggaaatgcaggccagggaacggggatcatgcCTCCCtatctccccaccctgccctgaaTGGTCAAGGAGACCGAGGGCGGCGCTGATACCCCACATGCTTacttggggtcatttttgagtcacttttggtagtttgtgtcatTTTAGGAGTTTGGCTGTTGTGTCTAGATGGTCTGATTTGTTGGTGTAGAGTTGTtcgtagtgttttcatggaatccttttatttctgtcaggttggcaataatgtttcctctttcatttctcattttagaaacttgggtttttaattttttatttatttctttttattagagatggggtctcatcatgttcccccaggctagtcttgaatgctggcctcagcgatccttccacctcggcctcacaaagcgctgggatgacaggcgtgagccatggtgctcagtctctgatttcCGTCATTTGTGTCcctatttcttttcttggtcagtctggtgaaagatttgtcaattttgttattattttcaaaaaacccacttttggttctgttgattatctctgtttttccattctctgtatttttacttcccatttccactctcatatttattattttcttccttttatttgctttgggtttagttcattctttttctagtttctcaaggtggaaggttaggtttttgagatttttcttctgtctttgaatgtagacatttacagttataaatttccctttcagcactgccttagctgcatgttggaatttttgatacactgtgctatttttttttttttttaaagacagagttttgctctattgcccagggtggggtgcagtggtgtaatcttggctcactgcaacttctacccaggttcaagccattctcatgcctcagcctcccgagtagctgggattacagacatgcaccaccctacccggctaatttttatattttacttttttatagagacgggatttcaccatgtttcccaggctgttctcaaactcctgtactcaagcgatcctcccgcctcggcctcccacagtgctgggatgacaggcgtgagccaccgcgctggcccgggctgtgcatttgtttgcattcttctcaaattagttttcagtttccctgatggtctctttgactcactggttgtttaggagtgtgtaatttccacatatttttgaatttctcacatttccttcactgttgatttccagtttcgtgccagtacagctgaagaacacctctgctttggtctcaGACCTTCTCCATTCcctgaggctcattttgtggcctggcacatggtctgtcatggggaatgtcccatgggtgctcgagaggactgtgtattcagctgttgttgggtggTGTGTGTAACAGCTGTCCATTTGGCGTACCTGGTTTCCTGTGTTAATCTCCGGAATGTTTCTGgcactagaaaatcagaagctttccaccgttcccagcgccctggctttgggagaggTCAGTGAGCCTGTGGCTTGGGAGCCTGGTTGCATGAGAGAAGCATGTGTGGGAACGCCAGGGCCCAGCTTTGAACCCCGTTCCCCCAACATGATGCCGTATGTGGCAGACATGacgcttggctttgctctctcagggttccatctgcgacaggggctacttgtgcccctggcctcatcagctcaggctgaaggcggccctggtcctggccagagaggctttgtgaagcagaaatagatggcctggtgcaggggccgagcctggccaggacctcagccctgggagttgtaaagaaggccGGCCTCTACCATGAGCATCTGCACCAAAGTGTGCCCATGTGACTGTGTGTTCGGTATCTGTCCTGAAATGGGTGCATGGCCTGTCTGTGCTCAGTCTCCCCACCTATGGGGCCCAGGCTCACAGAGGTGTGAAAGAGGCAAGCATGGCGCAGGGTCCTCCGAGCCCAGCCAGCCTCGCTTCGATGCTGGGAGACTAAtgtcttccattttgtcttctgcccaggccagctgcggTCCGTCCAGCGGCTGTGCTACTTCTACGGCACCGTCATGCCCAGTGAGGCCCAGCGTGTCATCTACCAtgagctccagctctccctggcccGCAAGGTGGCCGACAAGGTGCTggaggggcagctcctggagaccaTCAGTCAGCTCTACCTGTCCCTGGGTACCGAGCGGTaagggctggctttgcagtggtggaggtggggatgggcAGGGCAAGGAGCGGGGCACAAGAAAGCTGGCCCAGgaccccagcagcccctctccttttgatcatttggttccttggcatcagatgctttgagctggtgggcctggggtcgttccagggctgctgctggcccgtgagtcccagcttgagcctcccttgttgggtcaaaggtcatctccaccccagcagaggcagtacgtgctctctgggctgttcttcctactatgGTGGCTTTTGTCATCTGACCTCTGACTGCCCCGaatcttcactcctggccttcatctgtccccttaaatgtgaccacagcagccacctgtggcttctctcccacagaagacagagccagttgtgtcacctgcttccctggggcagggtttcaaggtctcacatcccatatgtggcctactcggcttcccccaagcatcctgacctggtggggtaaccatggccctggccaccccacccacagggcccagtgacattgctgcagtcacaccccCTCGAGTGTCAgacttactgagagagcagggaaggagccagattccatggggacctgggagactggctccagtcttggcctcaggttcacagaaggaaaatgggccagtgtgctagagccatgcttctcaaagtgtagtccctggaccagcagagcagcatccatgtcacctaggagcctgtggcaagtgggagttctagggcctgccccaggcctgtggagccggaagctctgtgggcagggccagcaagctatagggacaggcctccgggtgactgtgatacctgcacaccttgagaaccatcggcccagatagcctctgaacactaacggctcctggtgcgtctggagaagacacaggccatgtctgggaggcaggggagatggactagcacattcctcctgccacagggcagcatgatgcccaattccctcagaaggatgtccttcatcttttccatgctgtgtgtgttcaccctggccctcccagcaccctgggaagggcagaacactgcacacacaaggGGGCCGTTCCCAGTCCGcacattccagattcatctgtcaccagacccacaggaggaggcagactggttccaggaggatgaaagcccttgttctgacacctgtgtctgattccagggcctacaaatcCACTCTGGACTACACTAAATGAAGTCTGGGGATTTTCATTGAtcttcagaagaaagagaaggaggcgcgtgcctggctgcaagcagggaagatctattacagCCTGCAGCAGAGCGAGCTGGTGGACTtgtacatccaggtgagtggcaagggatgcaggaggacccctgtgctgttcactttctgtccatccacccatccattcattcttccatcatctatttacctgttcatccatccatccatccatccatccatccatccatccatccatccatccatctgtgcatccatccatccatcattcatccatccttttctcatccatctattcacccatctatccatccattcacctgtccatccacccatccattcatccttccatcatctatctgtttacctgctcatccttccatccatccatccatcatccatccattcttccatcatcttcccatatacctgtgggtccttccatctatccatctatcatccatccttccatccttccatcatccatccattcacctgtttgtCTTTccacgcatccatccatccatccatccatcatccatccctctgtccatccatccatccctccgtccatccatc
This DNA window, taken from Macaca fascicularis isolate 582-1 chromosome 6, T2T-MFA8v1.1, encodes the following:
- the LOC135971355 gene encoding uncharacterized protein isoform X3; its protein translation is MFLALENQKLSTVPSALALGEASCGPSSGCATSTAPSCPVRPSVSSTMSSSSPWPARWPTRCWRGSSWRPSVSSTCPWVPSGPTNPLWTTLNEVWGFSLIFRRKRRRRVPGCKQGRSITACSRASWWTCTSRWHRMWSCTQATPTWGRSCLRQLETSSSVGPGSGRKLCPSTGGPAE
- the LOC135971355 gene encoding uncharacterized protein isoform X4, encoding MCQWLPWNMASCGPSSGCATSTAPSCPVRPSVSSTMSSSSPWPARWPTRCWRGSSWRPSVSSTCPWVPSGPTNPLWTTLNEVWGFSLIFRRKRRRRVPGCKQGRSITACSRASWWTCTSRWHRMWSCTQATPTWGRSCLRQLETSSSVGPGSGRKLCPSTGTGSWPWQ
- the LOC135971355 gene encoding SH3 domain and tetratricopeptide repeat-containing protein 1-like isoform X9, which translates into the protein MDRHVPMAAMEYGQLRSVQRLCYFYGTVMPSEAQRVIYHELQLSLARKVADKVLEGQLLETISQLYLSLGTERAYKSTLDYTK
- the LOC135971355 gene encoding SH3 domain and tetratricopeptide repeat-containing protein 1-like isoform X7, which produces MVCHGECPMGAREDCVFSCCWVVCVTAVHLAYLVSCVNLRNVSGTRKSEAFHRSQRPGFGRGQLRSVQRLCYFYGTVMPSEAQRVIYHELQLSLARKVADKVLEGQLLETISQLYLSLGTERAYKSTLDYTK
- the LOC135971355 gene encoding uncharacterized protein isoform X1, producing the protein MFLALENQKLSTVPSALALGEASCGPSSGCATSTAPSCPVRPSVSSTMSSSSPWPARWPTRCWRGSSWRPSVSSTCPWVPSGPTNPLWTTLNEVWGFSLIFRRKRRRRVPGCKQGRSITACSRASWWTCTSRWHRMWSCTQATPTWGRSCLRQLETSSSVGPGSGRKLCPSTGTGSWPWQ
- the LOC135971355 gene encoding SH3 domain and tetratricopeptide repeat-containing protein 1-like isoform X8 — encoded protein: MCQWLPWNMSLALSSRLEYSGVILAHCNVLPPGSSDSRASAPRVAGITGQLRSVQRLCYFYGTVMPSEAQRVIYHELQLSLARKVADKVLEGQLLETISQLYLSLGTERAYKSTLDYTK